The Nocardioides sp. S-1144 genome includes a region encoding these proteins:
- the pepN gene encoding aminopeptidase N, which yields MSLTLDEARTRAAAVSEVSYDLDLDLTDPARGDFGLVVRIGFTCSAATTFLELTAATDVVVTLDGRTVDPAYDGRRLHLAGLGGTHEVVVDARVPLVTDGDGMHTFTDPADGATYVSAYLGMDVAQKVFACFDQNDLKAPVSLAVTADPSWTVVANGRVTSHDPAAGRWTFATTKPIPVAMWVVCAGPWHSRRWEHAGLPFAWHARASLAAELDRDFDELRRTTQACFDHYAELFAEPMPFDSYEQAFVPGQNWGALETPGCVTYRDEYLPRGVLPERMRASRATTIAHEMAHMWFGDLVTMTWWEDTWLQESFADYMGYRVAEAAAGYPHLLVGFETTRKVAAYRADARRSTHPVAPAAEDVPDVDAAATNFDMISYAKGNASLRQLVTWLGDETFLDGVNGYLSRHAFGNTTLADFVAALDAASDRDAVAWADAWLRTSGFDTIRVERDADATPVLRRLGSRPHRLRVASYDGAGGALTPLDTVVVDLADEPVRLEGWAGRVVLPNVGSETYAQVDLDEASMAAFADGLGRLEDPLARAVVWGQWFDGVRTRRIDPLAYLDVVTRHLPGETHPMIVTSVVSRTLASVLPERVPAEAVRPAVDDLAATFAAGLGAATTDELRLTFVEALASTSRDVDLLTGWLDADGVEHGDGRLAWYAALRWRVVARLAAIGGADAAFVEAERRRDGTVDGELGAARALAARPTREAKEAAWAAATEPGVANRRFGAVTAGLWDVEQVDLLAPFVDRYLDEAPGLAERGQAFAQAVGHAFPAVALSTAQLDAVEARAGDVRSSILRRAWEDALDDRR from the coding sequence GTGAGCCTGACCCTCGACGAAGCCCGTACCCGCGCCGCCGCCGTCTCGGAGGTGTCCTACGACCTCGACCTCGATCTCACCGACCCGGCCCGCGGCGACTTCGGGCTGGTCGTGCGGATCGGCTTCACCTGCTCGGCCGCGACGACGTTCCTGGAGCTGACCGCGGCCACCGACGTCGTGGTGACCCTCGACGGCCGCACCGTCGACCCGGCCTACGACGGCCGGCGCCTGCACCTCGCCGGGCTCGGCGGCACCCACGAGGTGGTCGTGGACGCGCGGGTCCCGCTGGTGACCGACGGCGACGGCATGCACACCTTCACCGACCCCGCCGACGGCGCGACGTACGTCTCGGCCTACCTCGGCATGGACGTCGCCCAGAAGGTCTTCGCCTGCTTCGACCAGAACGACCTCAAGGCACCGGTGAGCCTCGCGGTCACCGCGGACCCGAGCTGGACCGTGGTCGCCAACGGCCGCGTGACCAGCCACGACCCGGCCGCCGGCCGCTGGACGTTCGCGACCACGAAGCCGATCCCGGTGGCGATGTGGGTGGTCTGCGCGGGCCCGTGGCACTCGCGCCGGTGGGAGCACGCCGGGCTGCCGTTCGCCTGGCACGCCCGGGCGTCGCTGGCCGCCGAGCTCGACCGCGACTTCGACGAGCTGCGCCGCACGACGCAGGCCTGCTTCGACCACTACGCCGAGCTCTTCGCCGAGCCGATGCCGTTCGACTCCTACGAGCAGGCGTTCGTGCCGGGACAGAACTGGGGCGCCCTCGAGACGCCCGGCTGCGTGACCTACCGCGACGAGTACCTCCCCCGCGGCGTCCTGCCCGAGCGGATGCGCGCCTCGCGGGCCACGACCATCGCCCACGAGATGGCCCACATGTGGTTCGGCGACCTCGTGACGATGACGTGGTGGGAGGACACCTGGCTCCAGGAGAGCTTCGCCGACTACATGGGCTACCGGGTCGCCGAGGCCGCGGCCGGCTACCCGCACCTGCTCGTCGGCTTCGAGACCACGCGCAAGGTCGCCGCCTACCGGGCCGACGCGCGCCGCTCGACCCACCCGGTCGCGCCGGCGGCCGAGGACGTGCCGGACGTCGACGCCGCGGCCACCAACTTCGACATGATCAGCTACGCCAAGGGCAACGCGAGCCTGCGCCAGCTCGTCACCTGGCTCGGCGACGAGACCTTCCTCGACGGCGTCAACGGCTACCTGTCGCGGCACGCGTTCGGCAACACCACGCTCGCCGACTTCGTGGCCGCCCTCGACGCGGCGTCCGACCGCGACGCCGTCGCCTGGGCCGACGCCTGGCTGCGCACCAGCGGCTTCGACACGATCCGGGTCGAGCGCGACGCCGACGCGACGCCGGTGCTGCGCCGCCTCGGGAGCCGGCCGCACCGGCTGCGCGTGGCCTCCTACGACGGCGCCGGCGGGGCGCTGACCCCGCTCGACACCGTGGTGGTCGACCTGGCCGACGAGCCGGTCCGCCTCGAGGGCTGGGCCGGCCGGGTGGTGCTCCCGAACGTCGGCAGCGAGACCTACGCGCAGGTCGACCTCGACGAGGCCTCGATGGCGGCCTTCGCGGACGGCCTCGGCCGGCTCGAGGACCCGTTGGCCCGCGCCGTCGTCTGGGGCCAGTGGTTCGACGGCGTCCGCACCCGGCGGATCGACCCGCTCGCCTACCTCGACGTCGTCACCCGGCACCTGCCGGGCGAGACCCACCCGATGATCGTGACGTCGGTCGTCAGCCGCACCCTGGCCTCGGTGCTGCCCGAGCGGGTGCCGGCCGAGGCGGTGCGCCCCGCCGTCGACGACCTCGCCGCGACCTTCGCCGCCGGTCTCGGGGCGGCGACCACCGACGAGCTCCGGCTCACCTTCGTCGAGGCCCTGGCCTCCACGAGCCGCGACGTCGACCTGCTCACCGGCTGGCTCGACGCCGACGGCGTCGAGCACGGCGACGGCCGGCTCGCCTGGTACGCCGCCCTGCGGTGGCGCGTGGTCGCCCGGCTCGCGGCGATCGGCGGCGCCGACGCGGCGTTCGTCGAGGCCGAGCGGCGGCGCGACGGCACCGTCGACGGCGAGCTCGGCGCCGCCCGCGCCCTGGCCGCGCGGCCCACCCGCGAGGCCAAGGAGGCCGCCTGGGCCGCCGCCACCGAGCCGGGCGTGGCCAACCGTCGCTTCGGTGCGGTCACCGCCGGGCTGTGGGACGTCGAGCAGGTCGACCTGCTGGCGCCGTTCGTCGACCGCTACCTCGACGAGGCCCCGGGACTGGCCGAGCGCGGCCAGGCCTTCGCGCAGGCCGTCGGCCACGCGTTCCCCGCCGTCGCGCTGAGCACCGCGCAGCTCGACGCCGTCGAGGCCCGTGCGGGCGACGTCCGGAGCTCGATCCTGCGACGGGCCTGGGAGGACGCGCTCGACGACCGGCGCTGA
- a CDS encoding MFS transporter produces MNDVHRSWQRVAFAMFAVGWGANQFTPMLLAYREELGMSTQTRAFLFGVYAAGLVPALLVGGAASDRWGRRALVLPAVVLSPLASVLLMVEERLTLGLCVARLVAGLCSGVVFSAASAWVAELTERSGDQAPGTAARRAAIALSAGFGVGPLVTGLVAQWAPEPLVTPYLPHVVLGVVALVLVLRVPETLPDRGAAEPRALLRLPAVTRGRRFLTVVAPSAPWVFGSAAISIAFLPGGLGGDPPGQLAFAGVLAGITLGTGVLVQGWARRLDDRRPLLAGEVGLVAAALGCATGVGALVADERLLLLVAGPVLGAGYGMVLVSGLRETERLSAPDERGATVAVFYALTYLGFAAPYALGAFGGGAAALAGAGVVAVGCLVVVSLGRRAAPRS; encoded by the coding sequence GTGAACGACGTCCACCGGTCCTGGCAGCGTGTCGCGTTCGCGATGTTCGCGGTCGGGTGGGGCGCCAACCAGTTCACCCCGATGCTGCTCGCCTACCGCGAGGAGCTCGGGATGTCGACGCAGACCCGGGCCTTCCTCTTCGGCGTGTACGCCGCGGGCCTCGTGCCGGCGCTGCTGGTCGGCGGGGCGGCGTCGGACCGGTGGGGACGGCGCGCGCTCGTGCTGCCGGCCGTGGTGCTCTCGCCGCTGGCGAGCGTGCTGCTGATGGTCGAGGAGCGCTTAACGCTGGGGCTGTGCGTGGCGCGGCTGGTCGCGGGCCTGTGCTCCGGCGTCGTGTTCAGCGCGGCCAGCGCGTGGGTGGCCGAGCTGACCGAGCGCTCCGGTGACCAGGCACCCGGGACGGCGGCCCGGCGCGCCGCGATCGCGCTGTCGGCCGGGTTCGGGGTCGGCCCGCTGGTGACCGGGCTGGTCGCGCAGTGGGCGCCGGAGCCGCTGGTGACGCCGTACCTGCCGCACGTCGTGCTGGGCGTCGTGGCGCTCGTGCTGGTGCTGCGGGTGCCCGAGACGCTCCCGGACCGCGGCGCGGCCGAGCCGCGCGCACTGCTGCGGCTGCCGGCGGTGACGCGCGGGCGGCGGTTCCTGACCGTCGTCGCGCCCTCGGCGCCGTGGGTCTTCGGCAGCGCGGCGATCTCGATCGCGTTCCTGCCCGGCGGCCTGGGCGGTGACCCGCCCGGACAGCTGGCCTTCGCCGGCGTCCTGGCCGGGATCACCCTCGGCACCGGCGTCCTGGTGCAGGGGTGGGCCCGCCGGCTCGACGACCGCCGTCCGCTGCTCGCGGGTGAGGTCGGGCTGGTCGCCGCCGCCCTCGGCTGCGCGACCGGCGTCGGCGCCCTGGTCGCCGACGAGCGGCTGCTGCTCCTCGTGGCCGGACCGGTGCTCGGCGCCGGCTACGGGATGGTGCTGGTCTCGGGGCTGCGCGAGACCGAGCGGCTCTCGGCGCCCGACGAGCGCGGCGCGACCGTCGCGGTCTTCTACGCGCTGACCTACCTGGGCTTCGCGGCGCCGTACGCGCTCGGGGCGTTCGGCGGGGGAGCGGCCGCGCTGGCCGGTGCCGGCGTCGTGGCGGTGGGGTGCCTGGTCGTCGTCAGCCTCGGCCGACGCGCCGCACCCCGCTCGTGA
- a CDS encoding ribose-phosphate diphosphokinase, with protein MVFSGRAHPSLAAEVSEILGTPIVPTAAYEFANGEIYVRYEESVRGCDAFVLQSHTAPINEWIMEHLIMVDALKRASAKRITVVMPFWGYSRQDKKHRGREPISARLVADMFKTAGADRIIAVDLHADQLQGFFDGPVDHLMALPVLTDYIKGAYGGQQLAIVSPDAGRIKVAERWSARLGGAPLAFIHKSRRTDRPNETVANRVVGEVKGRMCILTDDMIDTGGTIVKAAEALLEDGAAGVVIAATHAILSDPAVDRLKNSPAIEIIVTDTLPIPPEKRFDKLTVLSIAPLVARAIREVFEDGSVTSMFDGHA; from the coding sequence ATGGTCTTCAGCGGACGGGCCCACCCCTCGCTCGCGGCGGAGGTCTCGGAGATCCTCGGGACGCCGATCGTGCCGACCGCGGCCTACGAGTTCGCCAACGGCGAGATCTACGTGCGCTACGAGGAGTCGGTGCGCGGCTGCGACGCCTTCGTCCTCCAGAGCCACACCGCCCCCATCAACGAGTGGATCATGGAGCACCTGATCATGGTCGACGCGCTCAAGCGCGCCTCGGCGAAGCGGATCACGGTGGTCATGCCGTTCTGGGGCTACAGCCGCCAGGACAAGAAGCACCGCGGCCGTGAGCCGATCTCGGCCCGCCTGGTCGCCGACATGTTCAAGACCGCCGGCGCCGACCGGATCATCGCCGTCGACCTGCACGCCGACCAGCTCCAGGGCTTCTTCGACGGCCCCGTCGACCACCTGATGGCGCTGCCCGTGCTGACCGACTACATCAAGGGCGCCTACGGCGGCCAGCAGCTCGCGATCGTCTCGCCCGACGCCGGCCGGATCAAGGTCGCCGAGCGCTGGTCGGCCCGCCTGGGCGGGGCCCCGCTGGCCTTCATCCACAAGTCGCGGCGCACCGACCGGCCCAACGAGACCGTCGCCAACCGCGTCGTCGGCGAGGTCAAGGGCCGGATGTGCATCCTGACCGACGACATGATCGACACCGGCGGCACCATCGTGAAGGCCGCCGAGGCGCTGCTGGAGGACGGCGCCGCCGGCGTCGTCATCGCCGCCACCCACGCGATCCTCTCCGACCCCGCCGTCGACCGGCTCAAGAACTCCCCGGCCATCGAGATCATCGTGACCGACACCCTGCCGATCCCGCCGGAGAAGCGCTTCGACAAGCTCACCGTGCTCTCCATCGCGCCGCTCGTCGCGCGCGCCATCCGCGAGGTCTTTGAGGACGGCTCGGTCACCTCGATGTTCGACGGCCACGCCTAG
- the glmU gene encoding bifunctional UDP-N-acetylglucosamine diphosphorylase/glucosamine-1-phosphate N-acetyltransferase GlmU, with the protein MPSNLTVIVLAAGGGTRMKSKTMKVLHEVGGRSMIGHVIAAVQATGPQRVVAVVGHQREQVGPHIRDLAPDSLLAVQEEQKGTGHAVRTAVETLVATDGPTEGTVVVAYGDTPLLEGDSLRAFVAEHEAAERAVSILSGELANPFGYGRVVRDEDGDVVAIVEEKDATADQREIREINSGILAFDAGFLLDALPRIGNDNAKGEYYLTDTVQIARDAGLTVGAWAIDDVMQTEGANDRVQLAELGREMNRRIVTRWMRAGVTVMDPATTWIDADVVLAPDVTILPGTQLLGLTEVGEDAVVGPDTTLKDCEVGAGARVVRTHGELAVIGAEATVGPFSYLRPGTRLGARGKIGGFVETKNAVIGEGAKVPHLSYVGDAEIGEGANIGAGTIFANYDGIAKHHTKIGRHAKTASNNTFVAPVEVGDGAATGAGSVIRRDVPPGALAVSSGPQRNLVGWSMRRRPGTDQAEAARAALAESAAADDQQADRPHDH; encoded by the coding sequence GTGCCGAGCAACCTGACTGTCATCGTCCTGGCCGCCGGCGGGGGAACCCGCATGAAGTCGAAGACGATGAAGGTGCTCCACGAGGTCGGTGGGCGCAGCATGATCGGCCACGTCATCGCCGCCGTGCAGGCCACCGGGCCGCAGCGGGTCGTCGCCGTCGTCGGCCACCAGCGCGAGCAGGTCGGCCCGCACATCCGCGACCTCGCGCCCGACAGCCTGCTCGCGGTGCAGGAGGAGCAGAAGGGCACCGGGCACGCCGTCCGGACCGCCGTCGAGACGCTGGTCGCGACCGACGGGCCCACCGAGGGCACCGTCGTCGTCGCCTACGGGGACACCCCGCTGCTCGAGGGCGACTCGCTGCGGGCGTTCGTGGCCGAGCACGAGGCGGCCGAGCGGGCAGTGAGCATCCTCTCCGGCGAGCTCGCGAACCCGTTCGGCTACGGCCGCGTCGTCCGCGACGAGGACGGCGACGTCGTCGCGATCGTCGAGGAGAAGGACGCCACCGCCGACCAGCGCGAGATCCGCGAGATCAACTCCGGGATCCTCGCCTTCGACGCCGGGTTCCTCCTCGACGCGCTCCCGCGGATCGGCAACGACAACGCCAAGGGCGAGTACTACCTCACCGACACCGTCCAGATCGCCCGCGACGCCGGCCTCACCGTCGGCGCGTGGGCCATCGACGACGTCATGCAGACCGAGGGCGCCAACGACCGGGTGCAGCTCGCCGAGCTCGGCCGCGAGATGAACCGCCGGATCGTGACCCGCTGGATGCGCGCGGGCGTGACCGTGATGGACCCCGCCACGACTTGGATCGACGCCGACGTCGTCCTCGCCCCCGACGTCACGATCCTGCCCGGCACCCAGCTCCTCGGGCTGACCGAGGTCGGCGAGGACGCCGTCGTCGGGCCCGACACCACGCTCAAGGACTGCGAGGTCGGCGCCGGCGCGCGCGTCGTCCGCACCCACGGCGAGCTCGCCGTCATCGGCGCCGAGGCCACGGTCGGCCCGTTCTCCTACCTGCGACCCGGCACCCGGCTCGGGGCGCGCGGCAAGATCGGCGGCTTCGTCGAGACCAAGAACGCCGTCATCGGCGAGGGCGCCAAGGTCCCGCACCTGTCCTACGTCGGCGACGCCGAGATCGGGGAGGGCGCCAACATCGGCGCCGGCACGATCTTCGCCAACTACGACGGCATCGCCAAGCACCACACCAAGATCGGCCGGCACGCCAAGACCGCGAGCAACAACACCTTCGTCGCCCCCGTCGAGGTCGGGGACGGCGCCGCGACCGGCGCCGGCTCGGTGATCCGCCGCGACGTCCCGCCCGGCGCGCTCGCGGTGAGCAGCGGACCGCAGCGCAACCTGGTCGGCTGGTCGATGCGCCGACGTCCGGGGACGGACCAGGCGGAGGCCGCGCGTGCAGCACTGGCAGAATCAGCGGCGGCGGACGACCAGCAGGCCGACCGCCCGCACGACCACTGA
- a CDS encoding ImmA/IrrE family metallo-endopeptidase, translating to MAKVPINSVMLAWAMNQSDATPRQLASVTSRPIHAVEAWLEGTDNPHVGDLSSLARFLGRSPQFFRLPKPPDTAKSPVNRRAALVDAVDATPRESLAVRQTARLQTISRWSADKLGAEPLRLPAVQGRTAAAYAQTVRAWLGWQVREQVRATSKARVFRDLRRAIEAKGILVFLQKIGDDNSRGFSIPDSHVPAIFINASFRLGSVRSYTLLHELAHLARGDAVLHHEQDNAAERWCEAFAAAFLIPADDLAEYLSKGVVSKTKPDDLRRVRLVSNRYGASWQSVGYRLVELKHAPDHLPAIIAQGSEPSESGFGSPDGGGRTAAEIRLDEYGSEFSRLIVSALQEQSLSALDVRKFLRVDAEQLQELVTHLGISA from the coding sequence ATGGCGAAAGTGCCGATCAACTCAGTGATGCTGGCGTGGGCCATGAACCAGTCCGACGCGACTCCGCGACAGCTCGCGAGCGTGACCAGCCGGCCCATCCATGCAGTCGAAGCATGGCTCGAGGGCACGGACAACCCGCATGTTGGGGACTTGAGTTCTCTTGCCCGATTCCTGGGACGGTCGCCCCAGTTCTTTCGGCTGCCGAAACCTCCTGACACTGCCAAGTCGCCTGTAAACCGTCGCGCAGCCCTCGTGGACGCGGTGGACGCAACACCAAGGGAATCACTTGCTGTTCGGCAGACGGCGCGTCTTCAGACGATCTCAAGATGGAGTGCTGACAAGCTCGGAGCCGAACCACTTCGTCTCCCAGCCGTTCAAGGGCGGACCGCTGCCGCGTATGCACAGACGGTTCGCGCGTGGCTCGGCTGGCAGGTCAGAGAGCAGGTCAGGGCTACGTCGAAGGCCAGGGTCTTCCGAGACCTCCGTCGCGCGATCGAGGCGAAGGGCATCCTGGTCTTTCTACAAAAGATCGGGGACGACAACTCACGGGGATTCTCAATCCCTGACAGCCACGTACCAGCGATCTTCATCAACGCGTCGTTCCGGCTAGGGAGCGTTCGGTCCTACACGTTGCTTCACGAACTGGCGCACCTTGCTCGGGGCGACGCCGTTCTTCATCACGAGCAAGACAATGCGGCGGAGCGCTGGTGCGAGGCGTTTGCTGCGGCGTTCCTGATCCCAGCCGACGACCTAGCCGAGTATTTGTCCAAGGGAGTCGTTTCAAAGACGAAACCCGACGACCTTCGACGTGTGCGACTCGTGTCAAACCGCTACGGCGCCAGTTGGCAGTCCGTCGGCTATCGATTGGTCGAACTGAAACACGCCCCGGACCATCTCCCAGCAATTATCGCTCAGGGCTCTGAACCAAGTGAGTCGGGCTTCGGCAGTCCAGACGGCGGGGGCCGAACGGCGGCCGAAATTCGACTCGACGAGTATGGGTCGGAGTTCTCCCGCTTGATCGTCTCTGCACTGCAGGAACAATCTCTGTCTGCCCTCGACGTCCGGAAATTCTTGCGCGTCGACGCGGAACAGTTGCAAGAACTAGTCACGCACCTCGGCATCAGCGCCTGA
- a CDS encoding DUF6602 domain-containing protein, translated as MSIVEEYWQGVAQRLQVEADVFNRLIMHNAESGRENESSLTDIVRRFLPPTVGVGTGIVIDSDGRRSQQCDLIVFDQSNSPNLLAQTSQMLFPVETVRLVIEVKTTVTKVEIEDVAAKIGSLNALSWVGKAENVPFALFGYSCGNSAGTIVSELLGLGADVMPRATCVMRPGVFGQSLPAAKAGLVALHKLDEHGVSISDSWVTPESDGPAIIIGGSSYPTTRIKAYGKEKVVGNPGRALLLFCAELLGILSESAGVEAHWLERYLSRTARELIEPEDS; from the coding sequence ATGTCGATCGTCGAAGAATATTGGCAGGGAGTTGCTCAGCGGCTGCAGGTCGAGGCCGACGTGTTCAACCGACTCATCATGCACAACGCCGAGTCTGGTCGTGAGAACGAGTCCTCATTGACCGATATTGTGCGGAGGTTTCTGCCCCCGACCGTGGGCGTGGGAACCGGGATCGTAATCGACAGTGACGGGCGGCGCTCGCAGCAGTGCGACTTGATCGTCTTCGATCAGAGCAACAGTCCGAACCTACTCGCGCAGACAAGTCAGATGCTGTTTCCTGTCGAGACCGTGAGGCTCGTTATCGAGGTCAAGACGACGGTTACGAAGGTTGAGATTGAGGACGTTGCGGCGAAGATCGGCAGCCTGAACGCCTTATCGTGGGTGGGTAAGGCTGAAAACGTTCCTTTTGCTCTGTTCGGTTACTCGTGCGGAAACAGTGCCGGGACGATCGTCTCGGAATTGCTCGGTCTAGGAGCGGACGTCATGCCGAGGGCAACTTGCGTGATGCGGCCCGGAGTCTTCGGGCAATCGCTTCCGGCCGCGAAGGCAGGACTCGTCGCATTGCATAAACTGGACGAGCATGGGGTGTCGATCTCAGACAGTTGGGTGACACCTGAGAGCGATGGGCCGGCAATCATCATAGGCGGCTCGTCCTATCCCACGACGCGCATCAAGGCCTACGGAAAAGAAAAAGTCGTTGGCAATCCTGGTCGCGCACTACTACTGTTCTGTGCCGAGTTGTTGGGAATCCTGAGTGAGTCTGCGGGCGTCGAAGCGCACTGGCTCGAGCGCTACCTGTCCCGTACAGCTAGAGAACTGATTGAGCCGGAAGACTCATGA
- a CDS encoding helix-turn-helix domain-containing protein, giving the protein MLAILGTFMNADGTNARPSLDTLAGACNLSRRQVSNHLRPALERGWLERDSGRGPGSATTYRARTPIVVESGQPVSRTPTENGKPAAQTAESPGTPLPESGQPASTERAAECPPPDHDQIKTTTPAATEAAPLSVFVAQVMGEEPKWSEQTARAVVALAEVDPTTKTSVGGRLKVGDYRRELARRVAADARTRAAKSRECNHGKVDGMRVSGVGANASRKCGACEVESPAPDCRLSA; this is encoded by the coding sequence GTGCTGGCGATCCTCGGGACCTTCATGAACGCCGACGGCACCAACGCCCGGCCCAGCCTCGACACCCTGGCGGGCGCCTGCAATCTCAGTCGCCGCCAGGTGAGCAACCACCTGCGACCTGCCCTCGAGCGAGGGTGGTTGGAGCGCGACTCCGGTCGGGGCCCTGGATCGGCGACGACCTATCGGGCACGCACACCGATTGTCGTCGAGTCCGGGCAGCCCGTTTCCCGGACTCCGACCGAGAACGGGAAGCCCGCTGCCCAGACTGCCGAGAGTCCGGGCACTCCGCTACCAGAGTCCGGGCAGCCCGCTTCCACAGAACGGGCAGCCGAGTGCCCACCACCAGACCATGACCAGATCAAGACCACCACCCCCGCCGCCACCGAGGCCGCGCCTCTGTCCGTATTCGTGGCCCAGGTGATGGGGGAGGAGCCGAAGTGGAGCGAGCAAACGGCCCGCGCCGTCGTCGCCCTGGCCGAGGTCGACCCGACGACCAAGACCAGCGTCGGTGGCCGTCTCAAGGTCGGTGACTACCGGCGCGAGTTGGCACGCCGGGTCGCCGCCGATGCCCGCACCCGCGCTGCCAAGTCCCGCGAGTGCAATCACGGCAAGGTCGACGGGATGAGAGTCAGCGGGGTGGGCGCCAACGCCTCCCGCAAGTGCGGAGCGTGCGAAGTCGAGTCGCCCGCCCCCGACTGCCGGTTGTCGGCATGA
- a CDS encoding helix-turn-helix domain-containing protein has translation MTQPIAVPTLKLADVRDLATLPVWHEAKPSAAAVLGIGRTLAYGMADRGDLPTIRLGSRVVVPVPALLAMLGERSVPIGNQDLPPADQHEPATSHSSTPGALTTDARR, from the coding sequence ATGACCCAACCCATTGCAGTCCCGACGCTCAAGCTCGCCGACGTCCGCGACCTCGCCACGCTGCCGGTGTGGCATGAGGCCAAGCCGTCGGCCGCCGCGGTTCTCGGCATCGGTCGCACCCTCGCCTACGGCATGGCTGATCGGGGCGACCTGCCAACAATCCGGCTCGGCTCACGGGTCGTCGTCCCGGTGCCGGCCCTCCTCGCGATGCTCGGCGAGCGCTCGGTTCCGATTGGCAATCAAGACTTGCCACCCGCTGACCAGCACGAACCCGCCACCTCGCACAGCTCCACGCCTGGCGCCCTCACGACGGATGCTCGCCGATGA
- a CDS encoding site-specific integrase, producing MRVTKPREGEPIRLVETGKGVRYRAVLDVAPTGGKRRQVTRTFDTIREARAFVDETRTAVIQGAFTAPSKVTMRALADRWLADRQADSEAGGIREVSVNGYRSALHAVLLHIGDEPAQGLSPADVRALLRTLATEGGKWRRGLSHRSIVYALGTLRQVLDHGVEAGLLSRNVAAGVKPPKAKAGDRRTVVVWSAGELATFRGHVDGLPVNVLAADPWLRVGMRLTLCGLRRSEVLGLDWCRVDLTAGTVRVEQGRVKTGRGRATAHGDAKSDDSHRTVPVEVFHAGTATALRELWLAQGRPTSGLVVVDALGTPVDPDVFSRRFRVLSDGAAVPDLGSIHNVRHTIATALHDNGVEPRKAASLLGHKVTTHLAFYVPTSDAGASEAAQVAGGLFTVAQ from the coding sequence ATGAGGGTTACGAAACCGAGGGAGGGCGAGCCGATCCGGCTCGTCGAGACAGGCAAGGGGGTCCGCTACCGGGCCGTCCTGGACGTGGCGCCGACCGGCGGCAAGCGACGTCAGGTGACACGGACGTTCGACACGATCCGAGAGGCTCGAGCGTTCGTCGACGAGACCCGGACCGCGGTCATTCAAGGTGCGTTCACAGCGCCTAGCAAGGTCACGATGCGAGCGTTGGCCGACCGGTGGCTGGCCGACCGGCAGGCCGACAGCGAGGCGGGCGGCATCCGCGAGGTGTCGGTCAACGGATACCGGAGCGCGCTTCACGCCGTGCTCCTCCACATCGGCGACGAGCCGGCGCAAGGCCTCAGTCCCGCCGACGTGCGGGCGCTGCTGCGGACGCTGGCGACGGAGGGCGGGAAGTGGCGACGCGGGCTGTCGCACCGGAGCATCGTCTACGCGCTCGGCACGCTGCGTCAGGTGCTCGACCACGGCGTGGAGGCGGGGCTGCTTTCAAGGAATGTCGCCGCCGGCGTGAAGCCACCCAAGGCGAAGGCCGGCGACCGACGGACCGTCGTGGTGTGGTCTGCTGGCGAGCTCGCGACGTTCCGCGGGCACGTCGACGGGTTGCCGGTCAACGTGCTGGCGGCTGACCCGTGGCTCAGGGTCGGGATGCGCCTCACGCTCTGCGGGTTGCGGCGCTCCGAGGTGCTCGGGCTCGACTGGTGCCGAGTCGACCTGACGGCCGGAACGGTGCGTGTCGAGCAGGGCCGCGTGAAAACGGGCAGGGGTCGGGCTACGGCGCACGGTGACGCGAAGTCGGACGACTCGCACCGGACGGTGCCGGTAGAGGTGTTCCACGCCGGCACGGCGACCGCTCTGCGTGAGTTGTGGCTGGCGCAGGGCCGGCCGACGAGCGGGCTTGTGGTCGTGGACGCGCTCGGCACGCCGGTCGACCCCGACGTCTTCTCGAGGCGGTTCCGGGTGCTGAGCGACGGGGCCGCGGTGCCTGACCTCGGCAGTATCCACAACGTGCGGCACACGATTGCTACGGCGCTGCACGACAACGGCGTGGAACCGCGTAAGGCCGCATCGCTGCTCGGGCACAAGGTGACCACCCACCTGGCGTTCTACGTGCCGACGAGCGACGCCGGCGCAAGCGAGGCAGCTCAGGTCGCGGGAGGGCTGTTCACCGTGGCGCAGTAG